In Isosphaera pallida ATCC 43644, the sequence GAAACCTCGCCGGCCGCGGCAGTGGCCGCTACGACCCGACAGTTGACGGTACCGTTGTTGGCCTCGAACCTGACGACGATCTTGGCCTTTTTGCCGATCGTCCTGCTGACCGGGGCTATCGGCGAGTTCGTCGGGCCGCTGGGTTGGGGGGTCGTGCTGTCCCTGATCTCATCGTTTACCATCTCCCTGACAATCCTCCCGGCCCTGATGGCAATGCTGGCGGTCCGAGATCAACGAATAACCCACCAAGCTCAAGACAACGGCCAGTCCAAGCTTGCGGACGACGATTTCGAGAACCTCGGCTTCGGCAGGGCCGACGCCTCCGCCTTGGCCGACGCCGATTCCGCTCGTTGCTTGTCCCGGCGCGTCTGGTGGCGCGACGGCTTTCATCATTCCGGCCTGGCCCGGGGGTTCGCCGGGTTGGTGGCCTGGACGGTGCGGCATCCTCTGGTTACGCTGCCGTTCGTGTTGTTGCCGACCCTAACCGGCTTCGGGCTGGCAGCCTCCGGCCAGTTACGCGACCTGTTCTTCCCGCCGGTCGATCGGGATACCTTTTACATCCAGTTGCGGATGCCCCCGGGAACCTCGTTGGAAGGAACCCGGAGGGCCGCCGAACGTGCCAATCAAATCGCCAAGGAGCTGGCCGGACCACGTTTGCGCCAGGAGGTCTGGTTCGTCGGCACGACTGGACCTTCGGTCTATTACAACATGTTCATGTCGGAACAAGATTCGCCCGGTTATGCTCAAGGGGTGATCTGGACCCACAGTCCTGAGGAGACCGACTGGCTGATTCCCCGGTTACAGGCTCGTTTGGACGCCGAATTGCCCGAAGCCCGCTCGCTGGTCCGCAAGCTGGGCCAGGGTCCACCGATCCCCGCGCCGATTGAGATCCGGTTGTTTAGCTCGAATCTGGAGGATCTTCGACGCACTGGCGAGAGGATTCGGGCGATTCTGGCCGAGGTGCCCACGGTGATCCACACTCACGCACAGCTTCAAGGGGGCGACCCCAAGCTCTGGTTCCGGATCGCCGAGGATCAGGCACGCCTCACCGGGCTGAGTCTGGCTGACGTGGCCAACCAACTCCAAACCATATTGGAGGGTGGCGTGGGCGGCCTGCTGGTCGAAGGGGTCGAGGATCTGCCGGTGCGGGTTCGGGTCGCCGACGAACGCCGTTCCGACCTGGAACGGATTACTGCCCTCAACCTGCTGACCCCCGGCTCGACCGTCGCCGACGACCTCTCAAACGCTGAGGAGTCCCGTCGGGAGCGAGTCACCTGGACCCCCCTGAGTGCCCTGGGCCAGTTCGATCTGAGGCCGGAACTCGACGGCATCCCGCGCCGCGATGCCCGACGCTGCAACACGATCCAAGGTTTCATCAAGGCCGACGCCCTGCCTAGTGAGGCGGTCAAGGTGTTCCGCGCTCGTTTGGAGGAGGTTCCAGACCTGTTGCCACCCGGCGTGACCCTGGAATACGGCGGCGACTCGGCGGAACAGGCCGAGTCCATCGACAAATTGGCCGCCTATGTGCCGGTGCTGGTGGTGGTCATGGCCACCGTGGTCATTCTCTCGTTCGGCTCGACCCGCCTGGCGGCGATCATCGTGGTGGTGGCGGTCTGCTCGATCGGCCAGGGGATGCTGATGGTCTGGCTATTCGATCATCCCTTCGGATTCATGGCCGTCCTGGGCACCGCCGGACTCATCGGCGTGGCGGTCAACGACAGTATCCTGGTCCTCAGCGAGCTGCGCCACGACCCCAAAGCGGCCGCGGGTGAGCCGACGGCCACTGGCGAAGTGGTGCTGACCTCGTTGCGTCACGTCGTCGCCACCACGCTGACCACCTTGGGGGGCTTTTTGCCGCTCATCCTCGCGGGCGGGAAGTTCTGGCCCCCGCTGGCGATTGTCATGGGGGGAGGGGTGGCCCTCTCGACCCTTTCGGCACTTTTCCTGGTGCCACCGCTTCACGGCCTCATCGTCCGTTTGAGCAACGCCGTCGGGTTGCCCGTGCCTGGTTCACCGACTCCCGAACCCCCTCCCCAAGACCCGCGGGGGATCGTTAAGCGGTGGCACCGGTTCCGGCTGGCGCGCCGCGCCGCGCGGCTTGACGCGCCGCGCCAACTGGCGTTAGCATCGAAGCGACTTGGACAGGAGGATCGCCCGGATTGATTGACCCCACGTTGTCGGACCGGTTCCGTCGGCCAACAACCGGGTTAGCGGTTGCTCTTGCCTCCCAACTCTTGGCCAAGACCGACCGGCTGCCGCCGCTTCGGACTGCCCCCGCCGCGGCGCGTCGGGCGGTTCTTCAGGCCACGCCGGACTTTGCTTGGATGTCCGGACCACCATGCACGACGCGCCTTTGCCCATGCCCCAGCCTCCCCCCCCGCCCGGCCTGCCGCCCCGCTTCACCGCGGCCCGAGGCGCGTTGATGGTCATCGACATGCAACAACGCCTGGTGCCGGCGATTCACCAGCATGCCCGCGTGGTTGCTCGGGTTCTTCAACTGGTCCAGGCCGCTCGGTTGCTGCACATTCCAGTGCTAGGGACCGAGCAATATCCCCAGGGTCTCGGCTCGACCCTCGACGAATTGAAGCCGCTCTTTCTGCAAACCTGGTCCAAGACAAGTTTCCACGCCGCGCTTGAGCCCGGCCCGCTGGACCTGTTGCTGGCCGATCGCCGCATCGAACACGTCACCCTTGCCGGGATCGAAGCCCACGTCTGCGTCGCTCAGACCGCGATCCAGTTGCGCCACGCCGGATTCCTCGTCCAGGTCGCCGCCGACGCAGTCGGCTCCCGCGACCCCTTCGACCGCGACGTGGCCCTGCGGCGTCTAGAAGCCGGCGGTGTCACCATCAGCACGGCCGAAGCAATTTTGTTCGAATGGATCGAAACCGCCGATCATCCCCAGTTCAAAGCGCTCAGCGGTTTGGTCAAGTCGTTCGCCGCGTCGGCCAGCGCCGCGGAATCCGGCCCCGCGCGAGCCCTGCTCCAACTCGACTCCCCTCGTTCCTCCTGAGACGCCCATGAGCGCCACCGCTACGGTTCCCCCGTCCACCGTTTGCGATTCCATGCCGGCTCCTCTCAACCCCTCGACCCGAGTGTTGATGGGACCCGGACCCAGCGACGTTCACCCCCGCGTCCTAGCGGCGCTGGGACTGCCTCTGCTAGGCCATCTCGACCCCGAGTTCGTCGCCCTCATGGATGAGACGATGGAACTCACCCGCCAGGTCTTCCGCACCCGCAACCGCTTGACCCTAGCGGTTTCCGGCACCGGCTCGGCAGGCATGGAGACCGTGCTGGTCAATCTCGTCGAGCCAGGTGATCGCGTGCTGGTCTGCGTCAACGGCGTCTTCGGCGGACGCATGGTCGATGTGGCGAGTCGCTGCGGCGCAGAGGTCCACCGCATCGACCGACCCTTCGGCGAAGTCTTCGACCCCGAGGAGGTCCGCGAAGCGGTCGCCAAGATGCGGCCCAAGCTGGTGGGCATTGTCCACGCCGAAACCTCCACCGGCGCGTGGCAGCCGGTTGAGGAGATCGCCCGCATCTGCCACGAGTACGACGCCCTCATCGCCCTCGACACCGTCACCTCGCTGGCCGGCATCCCAGTCGAGATCGACGCCTGGGAGATCGACGCGGTTTACTCCGGCACCCAGAAATGCCTCTCCTGCCCGCCCGGGCTGGCTCCCGTCTCGTTCAGTCCCCGCGCCGAGGAGGCGATCGACCGTCGTCGTACCAAGGTCCAATCCTGGTATCTCGATCTGACCATGATCCGCCAGTACTGGGGCGGCGACCGGGTCTATCACCACACCGCCCCGATCAGCATGAACTACGCCTACCGTGAGGCGCTGGCGCTGGTCGTCGAGGAGGGCCTCGAAGCCCGCTGGGCACGCCACGCTGCCCACCATCGGGTGTTGCGCGACGGTTTGGAGGCGCTGGGGTTGCGTTACGTGACCGACCCGGCCCACACTCTGCCTCAACTCAATTGCGTTTACATCCCCGAAGGAGTGGACGACTTGACGGTGCGCCGTCGTCTGCTCAACGAGTGGGGCATTGAGATCGGCGGCGGCCTGGGTCCACTCAAGGGCAAGGCCTGGCGAATCGGCCTCATGGGTCATAGCTGCCGCCTCGCCAACGTCACCTTGCTGCTCAGCGCTCTAGAAACCTGCCTACGCGATCGAGGGGCGGTCAAGTAAGCCGTCCGCGTGCCGATTCCAAGCGAGGTCGGATTCGTCAGCCGAAAACCAATCATCTGATAGTAGAATAGAGTCACGATGTCATGTCGCAACGCGAGCGATGGAGCTCAGGAGCAAGCGTTTTGCTGCGTGGCAAGACGTGGGCGCAATCAAGGCGATGAAGATGAGGCTGAGGCTGATGGGATTGGTGGAGTCCTCTCGTTGCGTGTAGGGGGGCGCCACTTGTCGGCTAGGCGTTGGAGTTGTTCGGCGCGTTGGGTTTGACCTCGGAGCCGGTAGCAGGCGATCATGCCGTCGAGGGCGTCGTAAAACGGTTGATTGGCGGGTCGTTCGGGTGGCAGGGGACCGCTGAAGTTGGGAGGGAGGCCGCGCTCGACGAGGTCCAGGACATAGCCGAAATGGCCTTCGGCGAGATCGAGGTCGCGGTCCTGTTCCAGGGCGATGCGTCCCAGCGCGGCGTGAATCCAAAGCGAGTCGCGGGCGGCTTCCAGAGCGAAGCGCAGCGCGTCGCGCGCGCCATCCACGTCCCCCTCCCGAAGGAGTTCGAGACCCTCGCGGTAGTCTGGCATAACGTCATACGAAGCCGGGGGATGGATGAGGTCGTAGCCGGGGTGAGTTCCTTCCACGCGGCGCACGCCGATGGAGGGTCGGCGTTGGCGTTGGCTCTTGCCTTGAGGGGAGGGGGAAGGGTGTTTGGGTTGAGGTTGAGGGCGGCGTCGGGGATCGCGGCGGGGTGGGAAGGGATCTCTCGGTTGTCGTGGTGGTGGTCGATCCATCGGAGAAGGCCCGCTTGGAGTTGGTGTTGAGGTTGGGGAGAGGATGATCCGACGAAATCGCGGCGATGTAACAACCGGACTTGCCGAGCGGCCGGGATCGGGTTAGAACCCGCCTCAGACTGAGACGTGCGGGCGGCGACGGCACGCCGTCCCGACTTCGCGGCCCCCGACCCGTGTGAGGTTCGCCTCGACGACGGGAGACGGTGCCGCAGGTGCGGGCAGCGCAACGTTGAAGCGTCCCGCGTCAGGTCCGTGTTCCATGTTCGTCCGCTTTTCTGGAGAATCAACTGGCGACCAGGCGTTTCCGCCATCGCGTTCGGGTTTGGGTTGGGTTGGTGGGATTGGGTTGCGACGCCGGGGACGCTCGAAACGGCGGCGAAGGGTTGGCACGATCGAGAAGATTTCCGGTCGTCAACGGCCAAGGAGCCTGGCTTCGGCTCTCTCCATTGGATTGGGCCGACCTTCGACGCGATCCGTTTGCGTAAGCGACCCGCGACGCAGCGTTGACCCGCCGATCTCGGAACGTTCCACCTCCTCCGACTGCGATGCCAAACGATCAAGATCTTCGCGGAGTCGCTTGGTCGCGGGAAGGACTGAAGATGGGGTTCGGGTCCACCCGAACAGGAAAGAGGATTCGGCGATGTGTCCGAGGCTCGCCGCGAGCCCGGGCCGGAGAGGAGTCCGCCATGTTCAACGACCACGCCGAAGCCGTCCCCTCGCCACGATCCGCCGACGCCGATGCCGGCGGCGCGGGTCTGGGCCAACCCCAGGTTCGTCGGGCCCCGGCCAAGTTGAATCTCTTTCTGGAAGTGACGACGCGCCGCGACGACGGGTATCACGCGATCGAGACCCTGATGGTGACGCTCGATTGGTACGACCTCCTGACCGCCAGGGATGACCCGTCCGGCCTGGTTCGACTGACCTGCGACGATCCCGGTCTGCCCACCGACGCGACCAACCTCGTGGTTCGCGCGGCCGAGGCGATTCGCCGCGACCTGGGGGTGACCCGTGGCGTGGCGTTCCATCTGTCCAAGGCGATTCCGAGCGAGTCGGGGCTGGGGGGAGGTTCCTCCGACGCCGCGTCTGCCCTGCTGTTGCTGCGAACGCTTTGGGGGTTGGAGGATCGTCTGGGTCCGGTTCGGTTG encodes:
- a CDS encoding efflux RND transporter permease subunit, translating into MASTLFSNKRLLILSILVVMVGAFSAIESLPRLEDPILVNRFATILTTLPGGSAERVESLVTERLERKLKDVSEIHEMISISRPGVSLINVELKDTIATSSIGAIWAKVRDRLEETISELPAEASRPRLDEVKGISAFTRVVSLTWDGPGEPNLALLSRRADDLADRLRLVKGTEFVMVTGQPEEEARVTVDPDRLANLGLSASDLATLIAQADAKKPAGVIRNGESTRFIEIEGRIDTLKRLASIPLREGSQGSLVRLGDIAEITKTYRQPPRELALINNQPALVVAARMDANSRVDRWSADVEQTLADYAADLPEGITLTTLFDQNVYTAERLQNLLFNLLQGVTVILAACLVTMGLRQALMISLALPLSVAATLFLMGLLKISIHQISMIGMIIALGLLIDNAIIVVDALSRHLKTETSPAAAVAATTRQLTVPLLASNLTTILAFLPIVLLTGAIGEFVGPLGWGVVLSLISSFTISLTILPALMAMLAVRDQRITHQAQDNGQSKLADDDFENLGFGRADASALADADSARCLSRRVWWRDGFHHSGLARGFAGLVAWTVRHPLVTLPFVLLPTLTGFGLAASGQLRDLFFPPVDRDTFYIQLRMPPGTSLEGTRRAAERANQIAKELAGPRLRQEVWFVGTTGPSVYYNMFMSEQDSPGYAQGVIWTHSPEETDWLIPRLQARLDAELPEARSLVRKLGQGPPIPAPIEIRLFSSNLEDLRRTGERIRAILAEVPTVIHTHAQLQGGDPKLWFRIAEDQARLTGLSLADVANQLQTILEGGVGGLLVEGVEDLPVRVRVADERRSDLERITALNLLTPGSTVADDLSNAEESRRERVTWTPLSALGQFDLRPELDGIPRRDARRCNTIQGFIKADALPSEAVKVFRARLEEVPDLLPPGVTLEYGGDSAEQAESIDKLAAYVPVLVVVMATVVILSFGSTRLAAIIVVVAVCSIGQGMLMVWLFDHPFGFMAVLGTAGLIGVAVNDSILVLSELRHDPKAAAGEPTATGEVVLTSLRHVVATTLTTLGGFLPLILAGGKFWPPLAIVMGGGVALSTLSALFLVPPLHGLIVRLSNAVGLPVPGSPTPEPPPQDPRGIVKRWHRFRLARRAARLDAPRQLALASKRLGQEDRPD
- a CDS encoding pyridoxal-phosphate-dependent aminotransferase family protein; the encoded protein is MSATATVPPSTVCDSMPAPLNPSTRVLMGPGPSDVHPRVLAALGLPLLGHLDPEFVALMDETMELTRQVFRTRNRLTLAVSGTGSAGMETVLVNLVEPGDRVLVCVNGVFGGRMVDVASRCGAEVHRIDRPFGEVFDPEEVREAVAKMRPKLVGIVHAETSTGAWQPVEEIARICHEYDALIALDTVTSLAGIPVEIDAWEIDAVYSGTQKCLSCPPGLAPVSFSPRAEEAIDRRRTKVQSWYLDLTMIRQYWGGDRVYHHTAPISMNYAYREALALVVEEGLEARWARHAAHHRVLRDGLEALGLRYVTDPAHTLPQLNCVYIPEGVDDLTVRRRLLNEWGIEIGGGLGPLKGKAWRIGLMGHSCRLANVTLLLSALETCLRDRGAVK
- a CDS encoding isochorismatase family protein; the encoded protein is MHDAPLPMPQPPPPPGLPPRFTAARGALMVIDMQQRLVPAIHQHARVVARVLQLVQAARLLHIPVLGTEQYPQGLGSTLDELKPLFLQTWSKTSFHAALEPGPLDLLLADRRIEHVTLAGIEAHVCVAQTAIQLRHAGFLVQVAADAVGSRDPFDRDVALRRLEAGGVTISTAEAILFEWIETADHPQFKALSGLVKSFAASASAAESGPARALLQLDSPRSS
- a CDS encoding tetratricopeptide repeat protein, which produces MDRPPPRQPRDPFPPRRDPRRRPQPQPKHPSPSPQGKSQRQRRPSIGVRRVEGTHPGYDLIHPPASYDVMPDYREGLELLREGDVDGARDALRFALEAARDSLWIHAALGRIALEQDRDLDLAEGHFGYVLDLVERGLPPNFSGPLPPERPANQPFYDALDGMIACYRLRGQTQRAEQLQRLADKWRPPTRNERTPPIPSASASSSSP